TGGATTGCCTTTCGGTGTGTGTTTATGCTTTGGCTGCATGTTCTCTTGTATGCTTCGCCGAGCCGTGGTCCGTTCTGTGTTCTGCGAGCGTGGGAAAAAAGCGATCAAGTGAGATGGAAGTCAAATCTACAGCGCATACACATACTCACGGGTTAGAACAAGACCGGCCAGAACGTGGGAACCTTTTTGCTAGATCAGGATAATAACATGAATTAGGGCCGCGTGTGAAGATATGCGCGAAGCAGACAGAGGTGGTCGAGGGCAAGATTTGATCACATAGCATCACACTCTCGTGCCGTTCGGAACGCATTctcattttggaagtgaacgGGGATAGGTCGGGTTCGTCGCGTGGAGGAGTTCAGATCGTAGAACGGAAATACAGGAAGTCGTACGGAAGTTACTGGAAGTTGTGGGTCAAGGAAGTTGTTTAGTGTAACGGCAGATTTTGACGAGTGAACATGTCCAATCCAAGAGATAGCGATCATCACGGGGGCGATGGACGTGATGCAGAGAACTATCTGAGAAGGATTAAAGCGGAGATCAGAAAGGTGCGTTATGGAATGTGTATTCTGAAGAGCAAGTGTTGTGCCAGTGCATTAGAACTGCTAAGTGGTGATCTTTTGAGTCATTGAATTTTGAAGTTATTGCAATGAATTTGAAAGCGATTTTGTCCTCAGACGGAAAATCGTCAACTTGAGTtataagattaaaaaaaaacaagaaaaaaacatttgcaTCGAAATGGATTCGAAATAAGTTAACATTATTTCTTGTCTATCCTTGCAGACAAATAAACCAATTATGGAAAAAAAGCGTCGAGCTCGGATCAACAATTATCTGAACGACTTGAAAGCCCTGCTCTTGGATGCGATGAAAAAAGATGTAAGTTTCACCACTAACATGCTTCCCAACTCAACCGTCATTCTCACCATTCCGTCAAATTACAGCCCATGCGCCACTCAAAACTAGAGAAGGCTGATATCCTTGACCTAACGGTGAAATATCTTCAAGATCTGGAACGCCGCAAGCTGTCCATTGCGATGGCTGTAGATCCCTCCGTGGTGGACAAGTTCAAATCTGGCTACAACGAGTGCGTGGATGAAATTGACAAATATCTCAACACTGTTCCTGGAGTCGATAACGGGATGAAACAACGCATCTCCAATCACTTGAAAACGTACCTCAAATACCAGCGATTCCCACAACCGGGAGGCAACCCTTTCGGTGGTCTCTTCAGCAGATCAACTGACGAGATCAACAACAACGGTCGGCTGGCCATGGACGGAATGCCACTGATCCCATCGCTGCTGCCTAGTGGCGAACTTGCCTTCATAATGCCTCACACCGGTGGCAACAGTCTACCATTCCTGCCGAGGTTTCCCACCGGTGCACCTGGAGTTCCGTCGCTTAGTTCCAGTCACTTCAAGCCAATCTCCAGCCAGGAAAAGCAGCAATACGCACCGAGTCCACCTTTGAGTCCGGTATCCGATCAGGATAGCATGAAGGATTTAAAGGATTTAAAGACACCCCTCGTGAAGACGCGGCCCACACTGATGGAAAGTTTGCTGAGTGTCTTCCCAACGCCGCCCACTCCAGAGGAAAGCAGCAGGATCTCGGCCTTCAGACCGAATCATAAACTAATTGATCGGATACGATTGCATCAGGAGGACACGCGGTCTACGCCGCAACGCGCAAACGAAGCGAAAAGACGGAAGGTGGAGAAAGAGGAGGAATTCAGCGACAGCAGCGATAGTGAGGAAGACGAGGAAGAGAATGAGGCGAAAGAGAGTGGCAGTGGGGATATGTGGAGACCATGGTGAAGCGCTCAGTGGCAGCTGTTTGTCGGCAGTTATTTTGTGATAGGGGATAAGAACGTTATGTAAGAGTGAATTATACGCCTCGGATGCTTTAATTTTCCAGAATAATAGCTTTAATAGTATGTAAGCAATTGACAATATATTGATTGGAATGTGATAAACatgttgatttttcaaattaattctACACACTAATGATCAACATTATCAAAATGTGTCATTATTGTTTCAGTGAAGGATGATTAGTACGTGCTTGAGTCAGAACTCTCAGTTCATGTCCTGGATTTGGTTTCCGGATTAAATTGCCGCAGAAaagactgcaacagaaacaactactcaaaaaaacaggaagtgggttatatctatggtataaccgcaaggatgacgtaggactctcgttgatatagagatcatttgtatgaagttgaatctgaattcattctgaatgaatgaatatttggagaacttcgaaaacgagagcgttacgttggaggcacaaggttttatgcatccaatattggatacggaaatatcctactgatggggaagaataatcttcagaagctatcctgttgattgcgattgattgaaaaaccacaaaaccaaatgtatttggtcacagtgttacatggatagaaaatattcaattaaactctttcacatgaatatattttgaaaattcccagagattggcagattattttcagtaacgattagttatttccacattttcctcgatactggaagcccaccagtggttaataccaactcgataaccacctgttaatagcacttgattgaaacatatttggtcacactgtaacatggatagaaaacattcaattaaactctttcacatgaatatattttgaaaattcccagaggaactggcagattattttcagtaacgattagttatttccacattttcctcgatactggaagcccaccagtggttaatgccaactcgataaccacctgttaatagcacttgattgaaacatatttggtcacagtgttacatggatagaaaacattcaattaaactctttcacatgaatttattttgaaaattcccagaggaactggcagattattttcagtaacgattagatatttccacattttcctcgatactggaagcccaccagtggttaatgccaactcgataaccacctgttaatagcacttggttgaaacatatttggtcacagtgtaacatggatagaaaacattcaattaaactctttcacatgaatatatttcgaaaattcccaaaggaactggcagattattttccagcaatgattagatctttccggaactttctcgatgctgaatggcatcctaacggaaagagttctgcgcgtgtatgtgtcgatccttcgccgtccacctcctccagcacgttaggcaacgatgttgtcttgtcgatgtcctcacgaaaaattaatgtgtctcaccaccagaatatcgcttaagtatgctttttgtgtgtgattgaatcgagagaaggtgtggtttacgatggcaatttggaaggcaaactagaggggaatgaactctctgagctcggaactttcggcgactgagcaataatcgattgcgggcgcatacaatattggatacgga
The Toxorhynchites rutilus septentrionalis strain SRP chromosome 2, ASM2978413v1, whole genome shotgun sequence genome window above contains:
- the LOC129768727 gene encoding protein deadpan; the protein is MSNPRDSDHHGGDGRDAENYLRRIKAEIRKTNKPIMEKKRRARINNYLNDLKALLLDAMKKDPMRHSKLEKADILDLTVKYLQDLERRKLSIAMAVDPSVVDKFKSGYNECVDEIDKYLNTVPGVDNGMKQRISNHLKTYLKYQRFPQPGGNPFGGLFSRSTDEINNNGRLAMDGMPLIPSLLPSGELAFIMPHTGGNSLPFLPRFPTGAPGVPSLSSSHFKPISSQEKQQYAPSPPLSPVSDQDSMKDLKDLKTPLVKTRPTLMESLLSVFPTPPTPEESSRISAFRPNHKLIDRIRLHQEDTRSTPQRANEAKRRKVEKEEEFSDSSDSEEDEEENEAKESGSGDMWRPW